The sequence below is a genomic window from Vespula pensylvanica isolate Volc-1 chromosome 1, ASM1446617v1, whole genome shotgun sequence.
CACTATATACATTATACTATACATTTTCCTACCACCACTTCTTAACTGTGGTATACTCACGGATTGGAAACTCCCCTCTTGCGGAAACATATACAATGGCGCCATCTACGTATCTCCAAGTACTATTTcgcgaaattattataaacaacgACATTGCCGATGAAAGAtcaaaacattaaatattagttgacaatttttaatataaacgtaAATTCAATAATCAAAATCGTTTAATGTTATCCGttctatgaattattatataatttatgatattaatttaatgttaGTACATTATCCGTAGAcgtggatatatgtatatatatatatatacacacatcaaattataatttaactaaatatctaatattacaTCACGATATGATTACATATAATGTCAACTGCGCACTTTCTATTAAAagatcttatttcatttttctccatttcgtttaatatatttggagtatttttgttagatttttcttatatcttcttatacttttaaatatgAACGAATCAGGATCTAATTTAGTGACCACATATACTTTTAAAGGAGGGAAAGAATATGtcgtaaaaatgaaagtattGGCTTTTAAACGATGTCAAAGATGTTTGGAATTGACGATAACCGATAAATTTACTGCTGAAGATTGGCGATCATCTTATGATACTGCATgttcgttattatttctacatttttccATTATAAGTGCTGTATAATTTACATAAGTCTCGTTTATgtgtatgaattttatttacaatatgtatattattattataagagtaatatttctttttccttttacataccaagatattgaaaatttgaCACATAAGACAGGAAATTATAAACAGTTTGACGTATTTGTCGCAATGCTGCAATCGGGACTATTAAAAGTAACCGtgacatttttatctttacatcaaatttatattgatttagtaataaaaaataatttacagacAAGCGAGTCTATCACATTGGATTTATTGACTTTTGAAGATCTAGAATTATTACGTTCTCGCAAAATTGATAGTAGTTCTATTTCAGCTATAAGTAATAAGGCAAATAATCGACGGTATCTCATTTTAACATATACAGTAGAATTTGATCggtaagtaataaaattaattttttttttttttgaagtttttagatatataaactttaatgTGATATTACTTGAGGAATAaagatttttacatatatatatatttagtgaaacatttttttttaataccgtGTAACACAATgtagtatataatatcaaatacaagcaatatgtataaaattgatCTCTATGGAGGTAAAACAAGTATTCTCGAATATAACAACCTTAAGAATCCATTATCCATTGCCCTTGGAATACTGTGGTTTGCCTGATCCAACAATATTGCAAGCAACAATAAGAAGATTGCAAGCTGAAATTGAAAGATTAAATGCTACTGGTATGAATAAAGATCTTCAGAAACGGATAGAGAAACTTTCAATCACAAATCAAAGATTACTTGAAGAAAATCATAAACTCTCTAGTGGaggtatatataatcaatgatgaattcattttcattatgtatctatattttcaaataatacaGGAAAAGGCATAAGACGATTAGCAAGTGCGATAAGCGCATTAGAAAATAGCGTTGCCAAAGAACGAGCATCGTTCCGAACACAAATTCAAAAACTTCGTGCTGAAAATGCCGTATTGTCATTAAAAATACGTCAGCTTACTGAGTCTACTACCAGAAGATCCGGTGATGGTAGTCCTGCATTTAAACGTCGGACTCCTCCACCTTCTTCGCATAGTCGTCGTTCCATtaatagaagaagtagaagtcgGTCTCCTTCTATTTATGGTCATTTTAAAGCATCTAGTTTGTCACCTggtattacaaataatttaaatttcttgtacaataatataaaattttatcatactaaaataatagttatttacaaattaatatcaacACACAAAAATTACAGGAAGTTCAGTGGAGTCATTCCAAACtaaaaattcatcgaatcGGAATATTGTAAAATCACGTTACATTTGCTCTAAAGAATCAAGTTTGTATTACAtacctatatttttttattattatactaattttgtatttgtattacAGAGATTGATTTTGGAAATTTGGAATCAAGGATTTACACACttcaaaaaatgttaaaagagGGAATTAATCTTagttaaaaacataaatacaGTAATACTTattctttatgtatatacaaactaAATACATacctttatttattaaaatttttattgatttttataataattacaaattatgcCATTATTAATCAAAGACTAGAGTTACATAAAATTGTAAGATACCCGCAGCAATAAGCATATTTTACTGATCACGACTATCGTTACCTCAATTTGTTTTAGTCTTAGCTTTCTACATTTTTTGcctatgaaaaatgaaatataacaattttaaaaaataaaactgacattaattataaattttatattgtatatataaaattcagaaATAGAAAAGCAATATAAAGTTAGAAATGTATACAAAGTATGTAGAACAAAATCCcctgataacaaaaaaaaaaaaataatattggggcatttcattaaaaaatgtattttaaaatacaaatcaCCAAATCTGAAAGATCTTctgatatatacaaaatatacatattacacataagtcataatattatatggcaaaaaaaatttcttattattgacCAAGACATAAGAAATTGCTATTGCTAATCACATTAGAATACCTTTGATTTATcacatatttcaaataaaaataaataattctaattacctaattctatctatcttctctaaaattattctcataatataatatagcacGTTGAATCAGCGATAGTTGGTTCTCTGTAACATTTGTTTCTGCATTCATTGTTGTGTCTGTACTTTGTAATTGATCAATGTTTTTATCTGTCTCTGTTAATGTCGGTCGTTCAACTAGTTCAGACTTCGTACCTTTGTGTTTTGACAATGTtgctataatattttgtaaagacATAATCTCACTTTGTAATTGCATACtatctttttgtaataaattaatatcatgtTTAAATTGTTGTATCTGTGCAATacgtatttcttctttttttgcttctttagTCACTTGACGATTGTATTCAAACATTACACATGCACCAGCAAGAccaaaaataataacttcTCCCATTAAACTAGCTCCTAATTCTATTgccatattttcatttaactttGCTACTTTTGTTGGTTTTCCAAGATTCATCATATACATTTTACCTTTTACCTCTGCCCAATGATAAACTgtataatcaaaaaatattatataagaatacgaataattaaaaaaagattttaataaaataaagattcatcgtttttatcttatattacaTGTTATGTTGTTAATACTTACTTTGAGCAGGTGGAATAATAAAGTATCTACGGAATATAGGATGATTTTTAGCTTGATTAACTATTATTTTAGCCAAAGGTTTACTTATttgtttgataaataatacacCTAATTTAAGAGCAGGAAATACACCTACTACCATTGTTTGTtgtagattttaataaaacatataaatttttttttcataatctggaattatataaatcaaataaatgatattatttaaattataatattaagtatTAAGTATATCACCTAAtgacattcatttttattaatgtactaatcatcaaaaaataaaagcacatttaataaaaactgtcatgttaaaaataagatatttaattatcatattgtAGATAATTATTACCTCATTTCCAAAATTATTTGGAAGTACAGTAGATAGCTATATTATAGCTTCATAATGATTATTCACTATTGCCAATGTTACATAAAAAtgctataaaattaataataaataaattaattaattattgtattaataatcatttcgaaatatttctatgatttaacatatatactttaataatacTGTTACCtagtcatttttaatattttatgtcaGACTCTGGAActgaaataaatgatattagtTTACTCGCGAACCATCATATCTGTCTCACTCCATTATATGTATCTCACTATGGTTATTTTGCCAAAACTTGTGAACTGAGCATAATGAATATACGATGTATTTCTGATTCGCCAATAAGAATGCTTTCAATTGGACAACTGATAccaatatatatcaatatttggcgctatttttaaattgtttttaatgataaataaaaaataagttgtgcatataaaaatgtgaacaacaatcaaattataaaaatacatccatttgttaaaatcatttttatttactttttcttttttttttttttttttaaataatgaaacagaaatagcacaatatatacaaaataatttttatgtaatattagagtaataaatatgtagatatttctAGATATATTCACATTCATACTTTTATAGCAATATTATCATCTTTAGATTTTAAATCCTGAATGTATTGCTACTATACcacaagataaatttttataactagTATTTCTGAAACCACTCATATCTATCATATGCTGTAAACAATtcataatattgtaataaaattgaattactaTAATACAttagaaaatgatagaaaaagttataattactttaaattcttcttgctttggaaacttttttatactttctgcAAGATATTGATAAGGTTCCCATTTCCCAGTGACTAATGTACCCATCACTGGTATTACttgaaaagaatattgttCATAAAGCctgaaaaatatgttttaaggTTCATTTAATTTGTTCAACTATATTTGATAGGTGCTATATTTACCAttgtaaaaaatcattttcaagatGAGTAAATTCTAAACATAGAAATCGACCTCCAGGTTTAAGTACTCTGTATGCTTCTGATAACACCTATAATTGAactcaataaatttattttaagtatttattaaaatgtatcaatataaataaacttatatcttttaaataaaattttttgataataatgatattaccTTATCAATATGAGTAACATTTCTTATACCAAATGCTATTGTATATGCTGTAAATGATTCATCAGGAAAATTAAGATTTTCagcatcttctttcttccattcaaTGTTACAGTTATTTTTTACTGTATATCCTAATCTTTCTGCTCTTACTTTACCAACATCTaacatatattcatttatgtcACATACTGTTACATAgctttctatattattaatatttttggtatttctcaaataatttatatatctaaatgatATATCTCCTGTACCACCAGCACAATCTAAGAGACGAGTTCCATGAGTAGGTGCTAATTCTTGAATGAATATATCTTTCCAAAGCCGATGAATACCTAAACTCattatatcattcattttGTCATAATTGTTTGCAATATTTTCAAACACTGTATGAactagaaaaataagaatataatataatatataactttaatttaagatttaaaatattacattaatcaACAATATTAACCTTCTTTagctttttcactttctttgaCTTCTTTAAAACCAAAATGTGTCATCCTTTCGCTATCTTCTATATTTACATCTTTTGCTTTAGAGTAAttgtatttatgaaaatataaattttttaattgtttatgtAGTATTTGACATATTctcgtattaaaataaagatactTTTGAGTcatcatatttaaattatataagtacGATACAAAAGAGAACAATTTACAACTctgataaataaacaataatcatatatattgttaGAGCTCTAATGATATCAAGAAATTAGTAATAGATACatgttcaaatatttataaatattaagaatttatTGATGATATAAAtcgtcattaataattttttggatTGATagtataatttgttaatttataaagattgaaaatatatattaggaactataaagaaatttattttcgacaACTGCAGCGCCCTAATATTTAAGAACTAATTGTGATTTgatattcaaatttaaatattgaaatattgtgACGAcgtcttatttttaaatctcttaagagtattaataaataacgaattatatgttaaattaatttcagatattaaaatttaataatgtaaatatatatatatatatatttatataaagaaaaataaaaatgaatgaagtAGATCTTACAACGTGTCGTAAGATCTATGAATAACtcatgattaatttttaacccTAGAGGGCGCTGAAAGTAGTTATTGCCGGGCCATAGATTTGTAGTCaaagatataaatgaattgATCATGAGAATagtatattgaaatatttactatttatcaattctatatatcatatttttttttaaacaaattcatTCCTTTATAAGTGATTACATTCGTTCTATTTATGATCAATGATTTCTATTCTAATATTGGATGATATCGAATAAGTTATAATCATAGTGGaagtttttcaaataattcaggcaaatgaataaaaatgattccaTGAGTAGATATGGACCTCTCGTCGGTGCAATTGATGAAGGCACGAGTAGTGCTAGATTTttggtataatatatatttccttttctctattttgcattttttaattcatataatgagttatttttgtaatatataaaatctattataaatataacagaatagatatttatcaatatcatctaaaaatttttttactcgtaGGTATTTGCTGCAGAGACAGCTGAAATATTAACTTATCACCAAATTCCAATCATTACTTTTTATCCAAAGGAAGGATGGGTTGAACAAGATCCtatggaaatattaaatgcAGTTAAAGAATGTCTTCGTCAAACTGTATTTAATTTACAACAATTGACTATAGATCCAACTGATATAGTTGCTATTGGGGTGACAAATCAAAGAGAAACGACAATCGTATGGAATTCTGTTACAGGAAAACCATTGTATAATGCAATcggtaataattttgtataataatgtgataattataattcaatgaatttatataaataatttacagtATGGATGGATATGAGAACTACTTCTATGGTAGATGAAATGTTAGATAGattaaagacaaaaaataagaattatctGAAGTCTTTATGTGGTTTACCTATCAACCATTATTTTAGtgctttaaaattaaaatggtTACTGGAAAATATACCAGAAATACAAGAAGCATTAGCAAACGAACAATGTATGTTTGGGACAGTAGATACTTGGCTAATTTGGGTTAGTGCATTGTTTTTTTCTA
It includes:
- the LOC122637312 gene encoding putative OPA3-like protein CG13603 isoform X2 — translated: MVVGVFPALKLGVLFIKQISKPLAKIIVNQAKNHPIFRRYFIIPPAQIYHWAEVKGKMYMMNLGKPTKVAKLNENMAIELGASLMGEVIIFGLAGACVMFEYNRQVTKEAKKEEIRIAQIQQFKHDINLLQKDSMQLQSEIMSLQNIIATLSKHKENQLSLIQRAILYYENNFREDR
- the LOC122637312 gene encoding optic atrophy 3 protein homolog isoform X1, whose translation is MVVGVFPALKLGVLFIKQISKPLAKIIVNQAKNHPIFRRYFIIPPAQIYHWAEVKGKMYMMNLGKPTKVAKLNENMAIELGASLMGEVIIFGLAGACVMFEYNRQVTKEAKKEEIRIAQIQQFKHDINLLQKDSMQLQSEIMSLQNIIATLSKHKGTKSELVERPTLTETDKNIDQLQSTDTTMNAETNVTENQLSLIQRAILYYENNFREDR
- the LOC122637325 gene encoding centrosomal protein CCDC61-like, which produces MNESGSNLVTTYTFKGGKEYVVKMKVLAFKRCQRCLELTITDKFTAEDWRSSYDTAYIENLTHKTGNYKQFDVFVAMLQSGLLKTSESITLDLLTFEDLELLRSRKIDSSSISAISNKANNRRYLILTYTVEFDRIHYPLPLEYCGLPDPTILQATIRRLQAEIERLNATGMNKDLQKRIEKLSITNQRLLEENHKLSSGGKGIRRLASAISALENSVAKERASFRTQIQKLRAENAVLSLKIRQLTESTTRRSGDGSPAFKRRTPPPSSHSRRSINRRSRSRSPSIYGHFKASSLSPGSSVESFQTKNSSNRNIVKSRYICSKESKIDFGNLESRIYTLQKMLKEGINLS
- the LOC122628326 gene encoding 2-methoxy-6-polyprenyl-1,4-benzoquinol methylase, mitochondrial, coding for MMTQKYLYFNTRICQILHKQLKNLYFHKYNYSKAKDVNIEDSERMTHFGFKEVKESEKAKEVHTVFENIANNYDKMNDIMSLGIHRLWKDIFIQELAPTHGTRLLDCAGGTGDISFRYINYLRNTKNINNIESYVTVCDINEYMLDVGKVRAERLGYTVKNNCNIEWKKEDAENLNFPDESFTAYTIAFGIRNVTHIDKVLSEAYRVLKPGGRFLCLEFTHLENDFLQWLYEQYSFQVIPVMGTLVTGKWEPYQYLAESIKKFPKQEEFKHMIDMSGFRNTSYKNLSCGIVAIHSGFKI